Genomic segment of bacterium:
CCACAACGCGGCGCCCGTGTCGTCCGGAGAGCCCGGGACCGCGCAGGCCGACGCGCCGGGTGCGCCGCCGATCGCGGTGATCGTCTCCCCGGTCAGGCCGCTGACAAACGCGCCTTCGCCGGCGCGCGTCCAAAGCCCCGTCGGTTCCCGCGCGGTGCGCACCTTGCGATCGGTCAGGAAATACCACGGCGCGTCGCCGCGAGGCGTGCGCTCCGGCCTGGCATCCGCTTTCATCGTCCAGATATTCGCTTCGTCGGCCACGACGTACCCCGCGCCGAAAAAGCAGATCGCGCGAATCGGCCCGTCGCCGAATGTCGCGACGAGTCGCCACGCGTCGTCGGCAAAGCGATACAGGCGCCCGCTACGCGATCCGGCGAAAAGACCATCCGGCGTCAATGCGAGCGCCAGGATATCCATGTCCGTCTCGAGCCCGCGGTGAAACGGCCGCCACGCCGATTCGTCCGTGGAGCGGTAAACGCCAAGCCCCGGTCCCGCCGCGAACAGATGCCCGCCCGCGGCGATGAGCGCCTCGACACGCCCGCGCTGCGCCGGATCGGCCCACGCGGCGGGCAGGCGCGGCGCGGTTTCGCTTGACGCCCGTTTGGAATCCGCCGTTGTCACCACGGGGGCGTTTCCATAGAATCGCGCCGCGGCGAGCCCGACGAGCACCGTCAGGACGCCGAAAATCAACACCGCCGCGGTCGCGTGCGCGACAACACGGGCGGAAGGGACGATTCGGGCGATCATCGCGCGGCAGACTACCAGCAACCGCGCCCGCAGGTCACCGCCCGCGGCGAAAATTCATGACCAAACTTCTTGACGGCCTCCGCATTCTCGACTTTTCGCGCCTGTTGCCCGGCCCGTACGGAACGCAGCTCCTGGCCGACCTTGGCGCCGACGTACTGAAAATCGAGGCGCCCGCCGGCGGCGACTACGCGCGCTATATCCCGCCGCTGGCCGGCGATAACGGCTACATCTTCCACGCGTTGAACCGCAACCGGAAGGCGCTTGCGGTCGATCTCAAGCGCGACCAGGGGCGCGAGATCGTTTTTCGCCTGCTGTCGCAATACGACATCGTCGTCGAAAGCTTTCGCAGCGGCGTCATGGATCGCCTGGGCATCGGCTACGAGGCGCTGCGCGAAAAGCGCGGGGACGTGATTTTTGTGGCGCTGTCGGGTTATGGCGCCACCGGTCCGATGCAGGGGCGCGGCGCGCACGACATCAACCTCGGCGCGCTCTCGGGCATGCTCTCGATGATCGGCCTTCCCGGGCACGGGCCGGTGCTGCCCGGCTTGCAAATCACCGACATGACCGCAGGCCTTTTCGTCGCGCTGTCAGTCGCGTCCGCCGCATTCCACCGCGCGCGCACGGGCGAGGGCGCGTTCGTCGACCTCAGCATGGCCGACTGCGCCTTGTCGATCATGTCAGTCTACGCGACGCAGGCCGCCATCGAAGGACAGGCGCCGGGTTTTCGCCACGGCGTGCTCGGCGGCGAGTGCCTTTGCTACAACATGTACGAGACGAAGGACGGCGAATACATGTCCGTCGGCGCGCTCGAGCCGAAATATTGGCGCGACGTCTGCGCGGCGATCGAGACGCCGGAATTGCTCGACGAGGGGCTGACGCCGGCCGAGGAAACCAACCCGCATTATCGCCGCGTCC
This window contains:
- a CDS encoding CoA transferase, with protein sequence MTKLLDGLRILDFSRLLPGPYGTQLLADLGADVLKIEAPAGGDYARYIPPLAGDNGYIFHALNRNRKALAVDLKRDQGREIVFRLLSQYDIVVESFRSGVMDRLGIGYEALREKRGDVIFVALSGYGATGPMQGRGAHDINLGALSGMLSMIGLPGHGPVLPGLQITDMTAGLFVALSVASAAFHRARTGEGAFVDLSMADCALSIMSVYATQAAIEGQAPGFRHGVLGGECLCYNMYETKDGEYMSVGALEPKYWRDVCAAIETPELLDEGLTPAEETNPHYRRVRDIFRSRTRDEWVKIFSRFDACVEPMLDLEEALAAPVFRERGMVGRVALAGGGTIRLVDLPIAPGHATTASPSPGIGQDSRRILRDAGYEESAIDALAESGVIAAAPGASKKGNS